CGGTAAAGCAGCTATCCGAACCCTTCGAGATGGGCCTCCCCGCCTTCCTCAAACATCTGTCGGTGCTCGAGGCGTCGGGGCTGATCCACACCGAAAAGCACGGCCGCGTCCGCACCTGCCGCGTCGATGCCGAGCGGCTCGCGGCGGCAGAAGGCTGGCTCTCGCAGCAACGCGCGATCTGGCAGGGCCGCGCCGACCGCCTCGCCGACTTCGTCGAATCGCAAAATCCTCCGGAGCAAAACGCATGAGCAAAAGCGAACTCACCATTTCCCGCCATATCGCCGCCCCGCCGTCGGCGGTGTGGGACGCCTGGAGCGATCCGACGAAACTCGCCCGATGGTGGATCCCGGCGCCCATCGAATGCCGCGTGGTCACGCTCGACCTCCGCCCCGGCGGCGGCTTTGTGACGCAAATGCGCGACGAGGGGGGCGATTTCCAGCCGCATGTCGACGGCTGCTTCCTCGAAGCGACCCCCGAACAGCGCCTCGTCTTTACCACCGTGCTGACCGAAGGCTGGCAGCCCGCCGAACCCTG
This window of the Sphingopyxis sp. CCNWLW2 genome carries:
- a CDS encoding ArsR/SmtB family transcription factor, with translation MVNQQAALDSLFHALADPTRRAVVSRLLKGAAPVKQLSEPFEMGLPAFLKHLSVLEASGLIHTEKHGRVRTCRVDAERLAAAEGWLSQQRAIWQGRADRLADFVESQNPPEQNA
- a CDS encoding SRPBCC family protein gives rise to the protein MSKSELTISRHIAAPPSAVWDAWSDPTKLARWWIPAPIECRVVTLDLRPGGGFVTQMRDEGGDFQPHVDGCFLEATPEQRLVFTTVLTEGWQPAEPWLAMTAILTFEARDGGTLYSARVLHKNTEDSAKHEEMGFREGWGTVLGQLAALLER